In a single window of the Pieris rapae chromosome 9, ilPieRapa1.1, whole genome shotgun sequence genome:
- the LOC110992623 gene encoding uncharacterized protein LOC110992623, producing MLAFSCFLILLSTLQSVMPQGPSGLCGPPPVDKPFECCKMPHLFTSEERADCGFEEPTDGKRRGPPDCSKLICLMNKKNLMKDEKNVDLDAVSDFLDTWTAENADFKDTVDKAKERCLKDDVSGPPEACLPDRIVTCMFFETFNNCPKWEESEKCDKLKTHMEQCRARLT from the exons ATGTTGGCATTTTCGTGTTTTCTCATTCTTCTATCTACATTACAG aGCGTAATGCCTCAAGGACCATCTGGTCTCTGCGGACCACCCCCTGTT GATAAACCATTCGAATGCTGTAAGATGCCGCACCTTTTTACTAGTGAAGAACGTGCGGACTGTGGATTTGAAGAACCTACAGACGGAAAACGACGAGGGCCACCTGAT TGTAGCAAACTAATATGCCTTATGAATAAGAAGAATTTGATGAAGGACGAGAAGAATGTAGATTTAGATGCAGTATCAGATTTCTTAGATACATGGACTGCAGAAAACGCGGACTTTAAAGATACAGTGGATAAGGCCAAAGAGAGATGTCTCAAAGACGATGTATCTGGACCACCAGAGGCATGCTTACCAGACAGAATCGTAACCTGCATGTTCTTCGAGACATTTAAT aacTGTCCTAAATGGGAGGAAAGTGAGAAATGCGATAAGTTGAAGACACACATGGAACAGTGCCGAGCGAGGCTAACTTAA
- the LOC110992625 gene encoding uncharacterized protein LOC110992625, producing the protein MLPIFSFLLFVLACKAGHTEERNRGATLKPISTCCDIPELGDEKHLAECSVPKLSGPCNDVQCVFEKSGFLVDKYTINKEAYKKHLQKWLESHEAWKDAIEKAIKDCVERDLRQYLDYPCKAYDVFTCTGIAMLKKCPKEFWKC; encoded by the exons ATGCTTccaatattttcatttctattGTTTGTTTTG GCTTGCAAAGCGGGACACACGGAAGAAAGAAACCGGGGAGCTACACTT AAACCGATTTCAACGTGTTGTGATATACCAGAGTTAGGTGACGAAAAGCATTTAGCTGAGTGCTCTGTGCCTAAATTGTCTGGACCC tgCAACGATGTCCAATGCGTCTTCGAAAAGTCTGGATTTTTAGTGGACAAGTACACGATAAACAAAGAAGCCTACAAAAAGCATTTGCAGAAATGGCTTGAGAGCCACGAGGCATGGAAGGATGCCATCGAAAAAGCCATCAAAGACTGCGTAGAACGTGACTTGCGGCAGTACCTAGATTACCCTTGCAAAGCCTACGACGTGTTTACTTGCACCGGTATTGCTATGCTTAAG AAATGCCCTAAAGAGTTCTGGAAATGCTGA